Part of the Pseudarthrobacter sp. L1SW genome, CTCTTCTGAAGAAACCTGCGCGGCCTCTTCAGCAAGGTGCGGGACAAAGCGGACAAACATGGCCTTGAAGCCGGGGGTGTTGGATTCCCGGGCCACGTTTTCCTTGTGGACCAGCGCGTTGGCTTCGGGGAAGTACGCGGCAGCGCAGCCCTTGGCGGTGGGGTAGGCCACCAGGCGGAACTTGTCGGCTTTCCGGTCGTGGCCACGGAAGGTGCTGACCACGTCCACCAGGTCGCGGTCCTTGAAGCCCAGTTCTGCCAGGTCCTCCGGGTGGATCAGGATCACGCGGCGGCCGCCGGAGATGCCGCGGTAGCGGTCGTCCAGGCCGTAGTAGGTGGTGTTGTACTGGTCATGGCTTCGGATGGTCTGCAGGACCAGGTGCCCGTCCGGCGGGGTGAGGTATTCCAGCGGGCTGACCGTGAAGCGCCCGCGGCCGATGTCCGTTTTGAAGGACCGGGTGTCGCGGGGCGGGTTGGGCAGCACGAACCCGTTCTTGGTCCGCACCCGGGTGTTGAAGTCCTCGAAGCCGGGCAGGACACGGGAGATGTGGTCGCGGATCACGTCGTAGTCCTCGGCCATGGCTTTCCAGTCAACGGAATGGCCCGGACCGAACGTGGCCTCGGCCATGCGGGCCACGATCACAGGCTCGGAGAGCAGGTGCTCGGAAACCGGGGCAAGGCGGCCCTGGGTGGAGTGGACCACGGACATGGAGTCTTCCACGGAGAGGAACTGGGCGCCGTTGGGGTGCTTGTCGTCCTTGTCCGTCCGGCCCAGCGTGGGCAGGATCAGCGAGGTGCGGCCGTGGACGATGTGGGAGCGGTTGGGTTTGGTGGAAATGTGCACGGTCAGCCCGATTCGCTGCATCCCGGCTTCCAGGGTCTCGGTGTCGGAGCAGGCCAGGGAGAAGTTGCCGCCCATGGACACAAACACGTCCACCTCGTCGCGTTCGAACGCTTCCATGGCTTCGACGGCGTCGTACCCGTGGTGCCGTGGCGAAGTAATCCCGAACTCGGTGTCCAGCGCTGCGAGGAGCCATTCCTTGGGTTTTTCCCAGATGCCCATGGTCCTGTCGCCCTGGACGTTGGAGTGCCCGCGGACGGGGCAGGCCCCGGCGCCGGGCTTGCCGAAGTTGCCCTGCAGGAGCAGGACGTTGACCATTTCCTTGATGGTGTCCACCGAGTGCGGCTGCTGCGTTACGCCGAGGGCCCAGCAGAAAATGGTGGCCTTGGACTTGATGAGCATCCCGGCCACGGTTTCGATCTGGGCCCGGGTCAGGCCAGTGGCCTTCTCCGTCTCCGCCCAGTCGAGTTCGGCGCGGGCCTGGCGGTAGGCGTCGAACCCGTCCGTCTGCGCGTTGATGAAGGAATGGTCGACGACGGTCCCCGGGTTGCGCTCTTCCTCAGCCAGCAGCAGGTGGCCGAGCGCCTGGAACAGCGCCAGGTCCCCGCCCACCTTGATCTGCAGGTACTCGTCCGCGAGGGGTGTGCCGCCGCCCACCACGCCGGAGACGGTCTGCGGGTCCTTGAAATTGAACAGGCCGGCCTCGGGCAGCGGGTTGACCGCCACCACCTTGCCGCCCTTGTCCTTGCATTCCTTCAGCGCGGAGAGCATGCGCGGGTGGTTGGTGCCGGGGTTCTGCCCCACCACGAAGATCAGCTCGGAGTCGTGGATGTCGTCGAGCGAAACGGTGCCCTTGCCGATGCCGATGGTCGGGTTCAAGGCCGAACCCGAGGACTCGTGGCACATGTTGGAGCAGTCCGGCAGGTTGTTGGTGCCGATGGCCCGGGCGTAGAGCTGGTACATGAACGCGGTCTCGTTCGCGGTCCGCCCGGAGGTGTAGAAGACGCAGCGGTCCGGAGTTGAAGCCCGGACGTGCTCGCCGATCAGCTCGAAAGCATCGGCCCACGAGATCGGTGAGTAGTGGGTCTCGCCGGCCCGGATCACCATCGGTTCACTCAGCCGGCCCTGGTTTCCCAGCCAGTACTCGGTCTTCGTGGCGAGCTCGGCGATGGAGTGCTTGGCCCAGAACTCGGCGCCCACGGTGCGGAGCGTGTTCTCTTCGGCCACGGCCTTGGCCCCGTTCTCGCAGAACTCGGCCGCCT contains:
- a CDS encoding FdhF/YdeP family oxidoreductase, with protein sequence MKFGKQPAPVADINEDNLEVHKPKTEAAGVKAVMVALERAVAQAGVARTAHSLLRLNQRGGFDCPGCAWPESDRKRKAAEFCENGAKAVAEENTLRTVGAEFWAKHSIAELATKTEYWLGNQGRLSEPMVIRAGETHYSPISWADAFELIGEHVRASTPDRCVFYTSGRTANETAFMYQLYARAIGTNNLPDCSNMCHESSGSALNPTIGIGKGTVSLDDIHDSELIFVVGQNPGTNHPRMLSALKECKDKGGKVVAVNPLPEAGLFNFKDPQTVSGVVGGGTPLADEYLQIKVGGDLALFQALGHLLLAEEERNPGTVVDHSFINAQTDGFDAYRQARAELDWAETEKATGLTRAQIETVAGMLIKSKATIFCWALGVTQQPHSVDTIKEMVNVLLLQGNFGKPGAGACPVRGHSNVQGDRTMGIWEKPKEWLLAALDTEFGITSPRHHGYDAVEAMEAFERDEVDVFVSMGGNFSLACSDTETLEAGMQRIGLTVHISTKPNRSHIVHGRTSLILPTLGRTDKDDKHPNGAQFLSVEDSMSVVHSTQGRLAPVSEHLLSEPVIVARMAEATFGPGHSVDWKAMAEDYDVIRDHISRVLPGFEDFNTRVRTKNGFVLPNPPRDTRSFKTDIGRGRFTVSPLEYLTPPDGHLVLQTIRSHDQYNTTYYGLDDRYRGISGGRRVILIHPEDLAELGFKDRDLVDVVSTFRGHDRKADKFRLVAYPTAKGCAAAYFPEANALVHKENVARESNTPGFKAMFVRFVPHLAEEAAQVSSEELEPAAAV